From the Leptospira sp. WS60.C2 genome, one window contains:
- a CDS encoding FG-GAP-like repeat-containing protein, whose translation MMAKSLFLKTFQKVIFAIVILLFLSNCWTNPLTHPPIECLMKLENWLCSDKNDLRLYSPAILISLLPESRLTISNLTNHSIVETGFVVGTAPSDVSFVNVGYDYSPITQVPVINGTWKYALPAKAVNHQFWTYGSVHTIFAQIPLEKPITIRVRKGTNKDIDGDGYPDLIVSATRSNSDQGYIYVYKTNPNTKLLETIPSTSITDGVTGTFFGSQVSSGDINGDGYADILVGAQAYNAASGRVYEFLSRGVSGIPSRDLNAGGISDAILDATVGSGRLGTNIKCADMNHDGFDDVILASPWNDDVFLFYSQGQTGIPSQNTNQANLTYKPGANDNFGTFANFGDINGDGHMDLIVSASTYSSNLGRAYIYISNHGSLPSEPQQFLYPPNNLTPSCSAGVGCNFGTSFVLDDWNQDQCIDLAIGANTYNDNQGIVFIYYSSCDATNPYPNPPVATLIGQPTGSCSSTNCFFGASLSSGDSNGDGLPDLLVGATGASSGIGDVNLFLNHPNTGFPSLDLGNGDFGATLFAGETSGSNFSFKLGFQDTNADGLQDIVISEPTSTNLVYTFHSIRGSVPASQNLNNTGVASQALSPPLGFGLGHSIALWKETIESYLIAFTRKTKRFFG comes from the coding sequence ATGATGGCAAAATCATTATTTTTAAAAACATTTCAAAAGGTAATTTTTGCCATTGTTATTTTACTATTTTTATCGAATTGTTGGACAAATCCTCTCACCCACCCGCCAATCGAATGTTTGATGAAACTGGAAAATTGGTTGTGTTCTGACAAAAACGATCTCCGACTCTACTCTCCAGCCATCCTAATCTCACTTTTGCCTGAATCGCGTTTGACAATTTCCAATTTAACAAATCATTCCATAGTGGAAACGGGATTTGTGGTGGGAACAGCACCATCTGATGTTAGTTTTGTGAATGTGGGGTATGATTACTCTCCCATCACTCAGGTACCCGTCATCAATGGTACTTGGAAATACGCTCTCCCTGCCAAAGCAGTCAATCATCAGTTCTGGACTTACGGCAGCGTACATACAATCTTTGCTCAAATTCCACTTGAAAAACCCATTACAATCCGAGTGAGAAAAGGAACGAATAAAGATATAGATGGGGATGGTTATCCAGACTTGATTGTGTCTGCAACACGTTCTAATTCGGACCAAGGATATATTTATGTTTATAAAACCAATCCAAATACCAAACTTTTGGAAACAATCCCAAGCACTTCGATCACCGATGGAGTGACTGGTACATTCTTTGGAAGTCAAGTTTCTTCTGGAGATATCAATGGCGATGGTTATGCAGATATACTTGTGGGGGCACAAGCTTATAATGCAGCATCAGGTAGAGTTTACGAATTCTTAAGTCGTGGTGTTTCGGGAATTCCTTCCAGGGATCTCAATGCTGGCGGTATTTCTGACGCTATTCTAGACGCGACTGTGGGAAGTGGTAGGCTCGGAACCAATATAAAATGTGCTGATATGAATCATGACGGATTTGACGATGTTATCCTGGCATCCCCATGGAATGATGATGTTTTTCTCTTTTACAGCCAAGGCCAAACGGGTATCCCTTCTCAAAATACAAATCAAGCAAATCTCACTTACAAACCAGGTGCCAATGATAATTTTGGAACCTTTGCCAATTTTGGAGATATCAATGGCGATGGCCATATGGACTTGATTGTCAGTGCTAGCACCTATTCTTCTAATTTAGGACGAGCTTATATTTACATCTCAAATCACGGTAGTCTTCCAAGCGAGCCACAACAATTTCTCTATCCTCCTAACAATCTAACTCCCAGTTGTTCCGCAGGAGTGGGTTGTAATTTTGGAACTAGTTTTGTTTTGGATGATTGGAATCAAGACCAATGCATCGATTTAGCAATCGGTGCCAATACCTATAATGACAACCAAGGGATTGTTTTTATTTACTATTCCAGTTGTGATGCAACAAATCCCTATCCCAATCCACCTGTAGCCACTCTGATTGGACAACCCACGGGATCATGTAGTTCTACCAATTGTTTTTTTGGAGCAAGTTTAAGTTCGGGTGATTCCAATGGAGATGGACTCCCTGATTTACTCGTGGGAGCAACTGGCGCTAGTTCTGGGATTGGGGATGTGAATTTGTTTTTAAACCATCCTAACACTGGATTTCCAAGTTTGGATTTGGGAAATGGAGATTTTGGCGCTACCTTGTTTGCAGGTGAAACCTCAGGAAGTAACTTTTCGTTTAAACTCGGTTTTCAAGATACTAACGCAGATGGACTACAAGACATTGTGATTTCAGAGCCAACGAGTACAAACTTAGTGTATACCTTTCATAGCATCCGTGGATCCGTCCCAGCAAGTCAGAACTTAAATAATACGGGGGTTGCGAGCCAAGCGCTCTCTCCACCACTTGGTTTTGGATTGGGTCATTCCATAGCACTTTGGAAAGAAACAATCGAATCTTATCTGATTGCTTTCACAAGAAAAACCAAACGCTTTTTTGGGTAA
- a CDS encoding YidB family protein, with protein sequence MSFFESLKAVAAQAVELVQNNPQVVSGIQKIIEENGGVSGIVKKFQEKGFAEAASSWVGTGENVSLGADDVLKVLGNESVKDLANKVGLDTEKTAGLVGSLLPIVIDKLSPDGKEPSGDIASQLSSLASLFTK encoded by the coding sequence ATGAGTTTTTTTGAAAGTTTAAAAGCCGTCGCAGCTCAGGCAGTCGAGCTCGTGCAAAACAATCCACAAGTGGTTTCCGGAATCCAAAAGATCATCGAAGAGAATGGAGGAGTATCTGGGATCGTCAAAAAGTTTCAAGAAAAAGGGTTTGCGGAAGCCGCTTCTTCTTGGGTTGGAACAGGAGAGAATGTCAGTCTTGGTGCGGATGATGTTTTGAAAGTATTGGGTAATGAATCGGTTAAGGATCTTGCAAACAAAGTGGGACTTGATACAGAAAAAACCGCAGGACTTGTGGGAAGTTTATTACCAATTGTCATTGATAAACTTTCTCCAGATGGAAAGGAACCAAGCGGAGACATTGCTTCACAACTTTCTAGTTTGGCATCTTTGTTTACGAAGTAA
- a CDS encoding DUF2452 domain-containing protein — protein MEESTIPHHSLTYGTSRLAPAISLVDRAKEIELAEESVKLHVHGKLEVIAKQIRALKEEAELILQQAEKDIELHKAKCQFEKKPGQVIYLYEKEEGDYFSLLSPREWGGNPPHPFKGAYTMNPDRSFTEVTTE, from the coding sequence ATGGAAGAATCGACAATCCCTCATCACAGCCTCACTTACGGAACAAGTCGTTTGGCTCCCGCTATCAGTTTGGTAGATCGTGCCAAAGAAATTGAACTCGCAGAAGAGTCTGTAAAACTTCATGTGCATGGAAAATTGGAAGTCATAGCCAAACAAATTCGCGCCTTAAAAGAAGAAGCGGAACTCATTTTACAACAAGCGGAAAAAGACATCGAACTGCACAAAGCCAAATGCCAATTTGAAAAAAAACCTGGCCAGGTGATTTACCTATATGAAAAAGAGGAAGGGGATTATTTTTCCTTACTGTCGCCAAGAGAATGGGGAGGAAATCCACCCCATCCATTCAAAGGCGCATACACGATGAACCCCGATCGTAGTTTTACGGAAGTTACAACGGAATGA
- a CDS encoding SPOR domain-containing protein, with protein MKEKVFYVINLDKQRIGVLSLFLFALFFSIFFLGVSVGKGKADDNQTYTKPNMAVASPAGTDTNLPTPEALKQKAEETNQTQSSQGTQVASSLVQGTKPKDNIASQEIPMADIGNHPYYMETSTAKDEEEERKQQVVDLTRSKEQRSTYVPKEEKLKNISTTLRIKEKQKQSLPTQTKLVANVDGKFLTIQLAAFTNRKSAETFLSQLLADNKGKLKAKSFIVVKNGYFVVQLGKSKDRDSLQKVLSKTVMPKEIKSKAMIIQYQPLS; from the coding sequence ATGAAAGAAAAAGTATTTTACGTAATCAATTTAGACAAACAAAGAATTGGAGTTTTATCTCTCTTTCTATTTGCCCTATTCTTTTCGATTTTCTTTTTAGGTGTTTCTGTTGGTAAGGGAAAGGCAGATGACAACCAAACATATACAAAACCAAACATGGCAGTTGCTTCTCCAGCAGGAACAGATACAAACTTACCTACTCCAGAAGCTTTAAAACAAAAAGCAGAAGAGACCAACCAAACACAAAGTTCACAAGGGACTCAAGTTGCATCCTCACTTGTACAGGGAACAAAACCAAAGGATAACATTGCCTCTCAAGAAATCCCAATGGCTGACATCGGAAACCATCCCTATTATATGGAAACTTCAACGGCCAAAGATGAGGAAGAAGAACGCAAACAACAAGTGGTTGATTTGACTAGGTCAAAAGAACAAAGGTCCACCTATGTTCCCAAAGAGGAAAAATTAAAAAATATCTCTACTACCTTGCGCATAAAAGAGAAACAAAAACAATCACTACCCACACAAACAAAATTGGTAGCCAATGTTGACGGAAAGTTTCTCACGATTCAGTTAGCTGCTTTTACGAATCGTAAATCGGCAGAAACTTTTTTGTCACAACTCTTAGCCGATAACAAAGGAAAGCTCAAAGCAAAATCTTTTATCGTAGTAAAAAATGGATATTTTGTTGTCCAACTTGGTAAATCGAAAGATAGGGATTCTTTACAAAAAGTTTTATCCAAAACTGTAATGCCAAAAGAAATCAAATCCAAAGCAATGATCATCCAATACCAACCATTGTCTTAA
- the coaE gene encoding dephospho-CoA kinase (Dephospho-CoA kinase (CoaE) performs the final step in coenzyme A biosynthesis.) — MALASNKTLIGITGSIGSGKSTALSIFGELGAVTISSDVIARKFTEPDSPIKEELVSIFGTSIIGKDGTIDRAKIAAFAFTDANKLQALNELLHPIVRKEFLKFFHEQKEGSIVAWEVPLLFETDAHTICDFTVTVSLPKDQNWERVRARGGMDKADFERRTASQMDIEKKKSLSDFVVTNDTDREGLKEQIVIIIKEIQKRIQK, encoded by the coding sequence GTGGCACTTGCTTCTAACAAAACTTTAATTGGTATCACAGGTTCGATTGGATCAGGAAAATCCACTGCCCTTTCCATCTTTGGAGAATTAGGTGCAGTAACGATCAGCTCTGATGTGATCGCACGTAAGTTCACAGAACCAGATAGCCCCATTAAAGAAGAATTAGTTTCCATTTTTGGAACCTCGATTATCGGCAAAGATGGTACGATCGACAGAGCAAAAATCGCTGCATTTGCCTTCACTGACGCAAACAAACTGCAAGCTTTAAACGAACTCCTTCACCCGATCGTCAGGAAGGAGTTTCTCAAGTTTTTTCATGAGCAAAAAGAAGGAAGTATCGTTGCTTGGGAAGTTCCCCTATTATTCGAAACCGATGCACATACCATTTGTGATTTCACAGTCACCGTTTCCCTTCCCAAAGACCAAAATTGGGAACGAGTGAGAGCACGGGGTGGTATGGACAAAGCCGATTTCGAAAGAAGAACCGCCTCTCAGATGGACATTGAGAAAAAAAAGTCTCTCTCCGATTTTGTCGTAACGAACGATACTGATAGAGAAGGCTTAAAAGAACAAATCGTAATTATAATTAAGGAAATTCAAAAAAGGATTCAAAAATGA